In Micromonospora sp. LH3U1, one genomic interval encodes:
- a CDS encoding glycoside hydrolase family 13 protein — protein MISTATPPHAADDDWWRSAVVYQVYVRSFADSDGDGTGDLQGIRQRLPYLHDLGVDALWLTPFYTSPMIDGGYDVADYRDVDPMFGTLADFDAMITDAHALGLRIIVDLVPNHTSSAHRWFTAALAAGPGSPERARYLFADGQGTHGELPPNDWESIFGGPAWTRIADGQWYLHLFDPAQPDLNWRHPEVRTEFEDVLRFWLDRGVDGFRIDVAHGMIKADGLPDVGFSTMTTGQRQVELLGKGRLPYFDQDEVHEIYRAWRPILDSYPGGRMAVAEAWAETPQRLARYIGPDELHQAFSFDFLDATWSADSFRKVIDTALGEATVVGAPTTWVLSNHDKQRHVTRYGDGAEGLRRARAASLLMLALPGCAYLYQGEELGLPEVLDLPDELRQDPAFLRTGESRDGCRVPIPWSGELAPYGFGPAGSELSWLPAPALWRALSVTAQTGVPGSTLELYRAALRIRHEHPALASDADGVTWLETGPGVLAFSRTAGETTLTCVVNLSGAPVLIDGYGQPLVASDALTGQGSGHLLPVDAAAWLERR, from the coding sequence ATGATCAGCACCGCCACCCCGCCCCACGCCGCCGACGACGACTGGTGGCGCTCCGCGGTCGTCTACCAGGTGTACGTCCGCAGCTTCGCCGACAGCGACGGCGACGGCACCGGTGACCTCCAGGGCATCCGGCAACGCCTGCCGTACCTGCACGACCTCGGGGTGGACGCGCTCTGGCTGACCCCCTTCTACACCTCTCCCATGATCGACGGCGGGTACGACGTCGCCGACTACCGAGACGTAGACCCGATGTTCGGCACACTCGCCGACTTCGACGCCATGATCACCGACGCGCATGCCCTCGGCCTGCGGATCATCGTCGACCTGGTGCCCAACCACACCTCCAGTGCGCACCGCTGGTTCACCGCCGCTCTCGCCGCCGGCCCCGGCTCGCCGGAGCGGGCCCGCTACCTCTTCGCCGACGGCCAGGGCACGCACGGCGAGCTGCCCCCGAACGACTGGGAGAGCATCTTCGGCGGCCCAGCCTGGACCCGGATCGCGGACGGCCAGTGGTACCTGCACCTGTTCGACCCGGCCCAGCCGGACCTGAACTGGCGCCACCCGGAGGTGCGCACCGAGTTCGAGGACGTGCTGCGGTTCTGGCTCGACCGAGGCGTGGACGGATTCCGCATCGACGTCGCGCACGGCATGATCAAGGCTGACGGGTTGCCGGACGTCGGCTTCAGCACGATGACCACCGGCCAACGCCAGGTCGAACTGCTCGGCAAGGGCCGGCTGCCCTACTTCGACCAGGACGAGGTGCACGAGATCTACCGCGCCTGGCGTCCCATCCTGGACAGCTACCCGGGCGGGCGGATGGCCGTCGCCGAGGCATGGGCCGAGACGCCGCAGCGCCTGGCCCGCTACATCGGCCCGGACGAGTTGCACCAGGCGTTCAGCTTCGACTTCCTCGACGCCACCTGGTCGGCCGACTCGTTCCGCAAGGTGATCGACACGGCATTGGGCGAGGCGACCGTGGTCGGGGCGCCCACCACCTGGGTGCTGTCCAACCACGACAAACAGCGGCACGTCACCCGGTACGGCGACGGCGCCGAAGGGCTGCGCCGGGCCCGCGCCGCCAGCCTGCTGATGCTCGCCCTGCCCGGCTGCGCGTACCTGTACCAGGGTGAGGAGCTGGGCCTGCCCGAGGTCCTCGACCTTCCCGACGAGCTGCGACAGGACCCGGCGTTCCTGCGGACCGGCGAGAGCCGCGACGGCTGCCGGGTGCCCATCCCGTGGAGCGGCGAGTTGGCCCCGTACGGCTTCGGGCCGGCCGGCAGCGAGTTGAGCTGGCTGCCCGCCCCGGCGCTCTGGCGTGCCCTGTCCGTCACCGCGCAGACCGGCGTGCCCGGCTCGACGCTGGAGCTGTACCGGGCCGCGCTAAGGATCCGTCACGAGCATCCGGCGCTGGCCAGCGACGCCGACGGCGTCACCTGGCTGGAGACCGGGCCAGGCGTACTGGCCTTCTCCCGCACCGCCGGCGAAACCACGTTGACCTGCGTGGTCAACCTCAGCGGCGCGCCGGTCCTGATCGACGGGTACGGCCAGCCGCTCGTCGCCAGCGACGCGCTCACCGGCCAGGGCTCCGGCCACCTGCTGCCCGTTGACGCGGCCGCCTGGTTGGAACGGCGCTGA
- a CDS encoding LacI family DNA-binding transcriptional regulator: protein MRARLSDIAQQAEVSEATVSRVLNDRPGVAPETRQAVLTALDVLGYERPARLRKRSAGLVGLVVPELDNPIFPAFAQVIESTLAQSGFTPVLCTQTAGGVTEDEYVEMLLDRQVSGIAFVSGLHADTAANHDRYRALLARPLPVVMINGYVPGIGAPFVSCDDREAAELAVAHLVALGHRRIGLITGPDRFVPVQRKVAGWRSAMTRLAGVAEADLGPLAELSLFGVEGGEAAAGRLLDRGVTGVVCGSDLMALGAIRAARQRGLSVPGELSVVGYDDSPLMAFTDPPLTTMRQPVIAMAVAAVRALVDEINGHGAPHSEYLFRPELVVRGSTAVAPSSARLAYARSA, encoded by the coding sequence ATGCGCGCTCGACTGTCCGACATCGCCCAGCAGGCCGAAGTCAGCGAGGCCACGGTGTCGCGGGTGCTCAACGACCGCCCCGGCGTGGCCCCGGAGACCCGGCAGGCAGTCCTCACTGCACTCGACGTGCTTGGCTACGAGCGCCCCGCCCGACTGCGCAAGCGCAGCGCCGGACTGGTCGGCCTGGTGGTGCCGGAGCTGGACAACCCGATCTTCCCCGCCTTCGCCCAGGTCATCGAGTCGACACTGGCGCAGAGCGGGTTCACTCCGGTGCTCTGCACCCAGACGGCCGGCGGCGTGACCGAGGACGAGTACGTGGAGATGCTGCTGGACCGGCAGGTCTCCGGGATCGCCTTCGTCTCCGGTCTGCACGCCGACACCGCCGCCAACCACGACCGCTACCGGGCGCTGCTCGCCCGGCCGTTGCCAGTCGTGATGATCAACGGGTACGTGCCCGGCATCGGTGCACCCTTCGTCTCCTGCGATGACCGGGAGGCGGCGGAGCTGGCCGTTGCCCACCTGGTCGCGCTCGGGCACCGGCGGATCGGCCTGATCACCGGCCCGGACCGGTTCGTCCCGGTGCAGCGCAAGGTGGCCGGCTGGCGCTCCGCGATGACGCGACTGGCCGGCGTCGCCGAAGCCGATCTGGGCCCTCTGGCCGAGCTGTCCCTGTTCGGCGTGGAGGGTGGCGAGGCGGCGGCCGGCCGATTGCTGGACCGCGGGGTCACCGGCGTGGTCTGCGGCTCCGACCTGATGGCGCTCGGTGCGATCCGTGCGGCCCGCCAGCGCGGCCTCAGCGTGCCGGGCGAACTCTCCGTGGTCGGCTACGACGACTCACCGCTGATGGCCTTCACCGACCCGCCGCTGACCACCATGCGGCAGCCGGTCATCGCGATGGCGGTGGCCGCCGTCCGGGCCTTGGTGGACGAGATCAACGGACACGGCGCCCCGCACTCCGAATACCTGTTCCGCCCGGAGCTGGTGGTGCGCGGTTCCACCGCGGTTGCCCCGAGTTCCGCGCGACTCGCTTACGCAAGATCTGCTTGA
- a CDS encoding sugar ABC transporter substrate-binding protein — MRIRTAGVVALFTLALAASGCGGDSDEPAAKESPKAAGGKLVIWADDKRTAALKPFADKFGQENGVTVEVQAVSKDLQTNFVTASQQGSGPDVVVGAHDWIGNLVQNGAIDPVQLAAEQKSAFNATAIKAVTFNGQLYGVPYAQENLALIRNTELAPEAPKTIEDLVATGKQLKASKKATETLCLQVGQNGDAYHIYPLYSSAGGYLFGTGANGDYDPKDLGVGKPESIEAFKKIGALGEKGEGVLKRSIADTNSIATFTGKKCAYLVSGPWAVADVKKANIKYDISAIPGFAGGKEAQPFVGVQAFYVAAKGKNKALAQEFVANYTTTPELAVALYNAEPRPPALTAALDQVKGSDPDLAKFQEAGKNGQVLPAIPAMAAIWDPFGKAEAAVIGGADPTSTITTAGKTISGQIK, encoded by the coding sequence ATGCGCATCCGTACCGCGGGTGTGGTCGCCCTCTTCACCCTGGCGCTCGCTGCCTCCGGGTGTGGCGGCGACAGCGACGAGCCGGCCGCGAAGGAATCCCCCAAGGCCGCCGGCGGCAAGCTGGTGATCTGGGCGGACGACAAGCGGACCGCCGCCCTCAAGCCGTTCGCCGACAAGTTCGGCCAGGAGAACGGCGTCACCGTCGAGGTCCAGGCTGTCAGCAAGGACCTGCAGACCAACTTCGTCACCGCCTCGCAGCAGGGCAGCGGCCCCGACGTGGTCGTCGGCGCGCACGACTGGATCGGCAACCTCGTGCAGAACGGTGCCATCGATCCGGTGCAGCTCGCCGCCGAGCAGAAGAGCGCGTTCAACGCGACCGCCATCAAGGCGGTCACCTTCAACGGTCAGCTCTACGGCGTGCCGTACGCGCAGGAGAACCTGGCGCTGATCCGCAACACCGAGCTGGCCCCCGAGGCGCCGAAGACCATCGAGGACCTGGTCGCCACGGGCAAGCAGCTCAAGGCGTCCAAGAAGGCCACCGAGACGCTCTGCCTCCAGGTCGGCCAGAACGGCGACGCGTACCACATCTACCCGCTCTACAGCTCGGCCGGCGGCTACCTCTTCGGCACCGGCGCGAACGGCGACTACGACCCGAAGGACCTGGGCGTCGGCAAGCCCGAGTCCATCGAGGCGTTCAAGAAGATCGGCGCGTTGGGCGAGAAGGGCGAGGGCGTGCTCAAGCGCTCCATCGCGGACACCAACTCGATCGCCACCTTCACCGGCAAGAAGTGCGCCTACCTGGTTTCCGGTCCGTGGGCGGTGGCCGACGTCAAGAAGGCCAACATCAAGTACGACATCTCCGCCATCCCCGGCTTCGCGGGCGGCAAGGAGGCGCAGCCGTTCGTGGGTGTGCAGGCGTTCTACGTTGCCGCCAAGGGCAAGAACAAGGCGCTGGCCCAGGAGTTCGTCGCCAACTACACCACCACGCCCGAGTTGGCCGTCGCGCTCTACAACGCCGAGCCCCGGCCCCCGGCGTTGACCGCCGCCCTCGACCAGGTCAAGGGCAGTGATCCGGATCTGGCCAAGTTCCAGGAGGCTGGCAAGAACGGGCAGGTGCTCCCGGCCATCCCGGCGATGGCCGCGATCTGGGACCCGTTCGGCAAGGCCGAGGCCGCCGTCATCGGTGGCGCCGACCCGACCAGCACCATCACCACGGCCGGCAAGACGATCTCCGGCCAGATCAAGTAA